A portion of the Stigmatella aurantiaca DW4/3-1 genome contains these proteins:
- a CDS encoding CotH kinase family protein, whose translation MRHLRFWLIPLLALVYGCDGSGSRPPHMNDPPLVEDPAPVTPVTPPPTPDPVGPEEPPPPPEPPPPTPEVQRRFELPSVQTSLPEYELLIPPETMQKFEADPWTPEQDARFVSGGKTYNVKVRLRGASARFFVKKSWNVGFEKGTPFQGRTSLNLVAEYADATLLAEKMSYDLLAALRVPAPKATFVRVKVNGVYQGPFLDIEQVNKAFLTAHDFSDDDASIYRCGWKDCEFKTVKVPYQGNWAKKTNEKEADNALPTVLDIINHTPEPQFVSALEQNLEVEWFLRSMVLDALMSNNYVEDSESYFINDRVTKRWVYVPWDLNNVDARWWYESTLGNRPLVNHPLFPFTLTDAWTQKMYDRRKNEPSYPGYLPVFSNLGTRVVMNPELNARLTARLRKALDEVFTPEVMNPYIDAIHALVNDAMKEDPFMDYAKFAEGRAFMRNFVAQRRQFILSELERYSTRKPTLVIEEFDPRAGVIVLGNRGSQSLSLEGKILTTQLRLSLPNLVSAPTGTLLPSSTLAPGETRRFTAAELGLTFPEKGEIGLFDGTRVVGVFDLLFYGPLPYGQRYTRGPQGWEAH comes from the coding sequence ATGAGACACCTGCGATTTTGGCTGATTCCTCTTCTCGCGCTCGTCTATGGCTGTGATGGCTCCGGCAGCCGTCCGCCTCACATGAATGATCCTCCGCTCGTGGAGGACCCGGCGCCCGTGACGCCCGTCACGCCCCCCCCGACCCCGGATCCCGTGGGCCCCGAGGAGCCGCCACCTCCTCCCGAGCCGCCGCCGCCCACACCCGAGGTGCAGCGCCGCTTCGAGTTGCCGTCCGTGCAGACATCCCTGCCGGAATACGAGCTGCTCATCCCTCCTGAGACGATGCAGAAGTTCGAGGCCGATCCGTGGACGCCCGAGCAGGACGCGCGCTTCGTGAGCGGGGGGAAGACGTACAACGTGAAGGTCCGCCTCCGGGGGGCTTCGGCCCGCTTCTTCGTCAAGAAGAGCTGGAACGTGGGCTTCGAGAAGGGCACCCCGTTCCAGGGCCGCACCTCGCTCAACCTCGTGGCCGAGTATGCCGACGCCACCCTGCTCGCGGAGAAGATGAGCTACGACCTGCTGGCCGCCCTGCGCGTGCCGGCGCCGAAGGCCACCTTCGTCCGCGTCAAGGTCAACGGCGTGTACCAGGGGCCGTTCCTCGACATCGAACAGGTGAACAAGGCCTTCCTCACGGCGCATGACTTCAGCGACGACGACGCCTCCATCTACCGCTGCGGCTGGAAGGACTGCGAGTTCAAGACCGTCAAGGTTCCCTACCAGGGCAACTGGGCGAAGAAGACGAACGAGAAGGAAGCCGACAACGCCCTGCCCACCGTCCTGGACATCATCAACCACACGCCCGAGCCCCAGTTCGTCTCCGCCTTGGAGCAGAACCTGGAGGTGGAGTGGTTCCTGCGCTCCATGGTGCTGGATGCCCTGATGTCCAACAACTACGTGGAGGACTCGGAGAGCTACTTCATCAACGACCGGGTGACGAAGCGCTGGGTCTATGTGCCCTGGGACTTGAACAACGTGGACGCGCGCTGGTGGTACGAGAGCACGCTCGGCAACCGGCCGCTGGTCAACCACCCCCTCTTCCCATTCACCCTCACGGATGCGTGGACGCAGAAGATGTACGACCGGCGCAAGAACGAGCCGAGCTACCCGGGCTACCTGCCGGTCTTCTCCAACCTGGGCACCCGCGTGGTGATGAACCCCGAGCTGAACGCGCGGCTCACCGCCCGGCTCCGCAAGGCGCTGGACGAGGTCTTCACCCCGGAGGTGATGAACCCCTACATCGACGCGATCCACGCGCTGGTGAATGACGCCATGAAGGAGGACCCGTTCATGGACTACGCGAAGTTCGCCGAGGGGCGCGCCTTCATGCGCAACTTCGTCGCCCAGCGCCGCCAGTTCATCCTCTCGGAGCTGGAGCGCTACAGCACCCGGAAGCCCACCCTCGTCATCGAGGAGTTCGATCCCCGCGCGGGGGTCATCGTCCTTGGCAACCGGGGTTCCCAGAGCCTCTCCCTGGAGGGGAAGATCCTGACCACCCAGCTGCGCCTGAGCCTCCCGAACCTGGTGAGCGCGCCCACGGGCACGCTCCTCCCCAGCAGCACGCTGGCCCCTGGGGAGACCCGGCGCTTCACCGCCGCGGAGCTGGGGCTGACCTTCCCCGAGAAGGGGGAGATCGGCCTCTTCGATGGCACCCGCGTGGTGGGGGTGTTCGACCTGCTCTTCTACGGGCCCCTGCCCTACGGCCAGCGCTACACGCGCGGCCCCCAAGGGTGGGAGGCTCACTGA
- a CDS encoding chemotaxis protein CheB has translation MDSLDIYSRTGIKAQSLYGRIEAVVLGVSAGGVDALSVLLPALPKDFRPALLIVMHLPRERPSLLIEIFERKCALPVREAQDKELVQPGTVYFAPPDYHLLVDVGPSLALSADDPVYFSRPSIDVLFESAADIYGPQLAAIILTGANADGARGTAAVREAGGITVVQAPETAMSAAMPTAAIAQGPIDFILPLDQVARVLRAMGSATGS, from the coding sequence GTGGACTCCTTGGACATCTACAGCCGCACGGGGATCAAGGCCCAGTCGCTCTACGGCCGCATCGAGGCCGTCGTCCTGGGTGTGTCCGCGGGGGGCGTGGATGCCCTGTCGGTTTTGCTTCCCGCCCTCCCGAAGGACTTCCGTCCCGCCCTCCTCATCGTCATGCACCTGCCGCGAGAGCGGCCCAGCCTCCTCATCGAGATCTTCGAGCGCAAATGCGCGCTGCCGGTCCGGGAGGCGCAGGACAAGGAGCTTGTACAGCCCGGGACGGTCTACTTCGCGCCTCCCGACTATCACCTGCTCGTGGACGTGGGCCCTTCCCTGGCGCTCTCGGCCGATGATCCCGTCTATTTCTCCCGTCCGTCCATCGACGTGCTGTTCGAGTCGGCCGCGGACATCTACGGCCCCCAACTCGCGGCCATCATCCTCACGGGCGCCAACGCCGATGGGGCGCGAGGCACCGCGGCGGTGCGGGAGGCGGGAGGCATCACCGTGGTGCAGGCCCCTGAGACCGCGATGTCCGCCGCGATGCCCACGGCGGCGATCGCCCAGGGGCCCATTGATTTCATTCTCCCTCTGGATCAGGTGGCCCGCGTGCTGCGGGCCATGGGTTCGGCCACTGGGAGCTGA
- a CDS encoding hybrid sensor histidine kinase/response regulator: MSTSTRVKCLLVDDLEENLLALGGLLRRDDVEVLQARSGGEALEMLLLHDVALAFVDVQMPEMDGFELAELMRGMERTRHVPIIFVTAGVRDQHRLFKGYDAGAVDFLYKPLEPHVLRNKAEVFFQLYRQKQQLAQQLHELTETLRLNEMFTAVLGHDLRNPLSAILTSADLLHRRTTDEAVRKAAGRMLSSGKRMGRMIEDVLDLARARLAGGISLKRGETDFGQLVHRMVQEHQAAFPQHRIEVLQEGNLVGDWDSDRLAQVASNLIGNALQHGDAGEPVQIRLDGTHGDFVLFSVANLGAIPPELKGSLFDPFRGGQRQRGRSEGLGLGLYIVQQIILAHQGSVNVHDGSGRHTVFRVEIPRQGRDVIKL; encoded by the coding sequence ATGTCCACGTCCACACGGGTGAAATGCCTGCTCGTCGATGACCTCGAGGAAAACCTCCTCGCGCTCGGAGGTTTGTTGCGCCGGGATGACGTGGAGGTTCTCCAGGCCCGATCCGGCGGCGAGGCCCTGGAAATGTTGCTGCTTCATGACGTCGCCCTGGCGTTTGTCGACGTGCAGATGCCGGAGATGGACGGCTTCGAGCTGGCCGAACTCATGCGAGGCATGGAGCGCACCCGCCATGTGCCCATCATCTTCGTCACCGCCGGGGTGAGGGATCAGCACCGGCTCTTCAAGGGCTACGACGCGGGGGCGGTGGATTTTCTCTACAAGCCCCTGGAGCCCCACGTCCTGCGCAACAAGGCGGAAGTCTTCTTCCAGCTCTACCGCCAGAAGCAGCAACTGGCGCAGCAGCTTCACGAGCTCACCGAGACGCTGCGCCTCAACGAGATGTTCACGGCCGTGCTGGGGCACGACCTGCGCAATCCCCTGAGCGCCATCCTGACGTCGGCGGATCTGCTCCATCGCCGCACGACGGACGAGGCCGTCCGCAAGGCCGCGGGCCGCATGCTGTCCAGTGGCAAGCGCATGGGGCGGATGATCGAGGACGTGTTGGACCTGGCGCGGGCGAGGCTCGCGGGGGGCATCAGCCTCAAGCGGGGAGAGACGGACTTCGGGCAGCTGGTTCATCGCATGGTGCAGGAGCACCAGGCGGCGTTTCCCCAGCACCGCATCGAGGTGCTGCAAGAGGGCAACCTGGTGGGAGATTGGGACTCGGACCGCCTGGCCCAGGTGGCCTCCAACCTCATTGGCAATGCCCTCCAGCACGGGGATGCCGGCGAGCCCGTGCAGATTCGGCTCGATGGCACGCACGGGGACTTCGTCCTCTTCTCCGTGGCGAACCTGGGGGCCATCCCTCCGGAGCTGAAGGGCTCCCTGTTCGATCCGTTCCGGGGCGGACAGCGGCAGCGGGGGCGCAGCGAGGGGCTGGGGCTTGGCCTCTACATCGTCCAGCAGATCATCCTGGCGCATCAGGGCAGCGTGAACGTCCACGATGGCTCCGGGCGCCACACGGTGTTCCGGGTGGAGATTCCGCGCCAGGGGCGCGATGTCATCAAGCTGTAG
- a CDS encoding S8 family serine peptidase: protein MRIPKKPALAVTCLVLTACAQEASENETSSQVTSSKFLRSPDAIAGQYIVVLKDTEVSTAHVPQRAQALATRHGASLSRTYSHALRGFVVRTDEVGARALANEPEVDYVVEDGQAQAIATQPNATWGLDRIDQRDRPLNGTYTYDTSGSGVHAYIIDTGILTTHSDFGGRATGDYSAINDGRGASDCNGHGTHVAGTVGGATWGVAKNVRLHAVRVLDCAGSGAWSGVIAGIDWVAGNHVKPAVANMSLGGGANQAVDDAVRRSIAAGVVYAVAAGNETTDACTRSPARTPEAITVGATDNTDTRASWSNSGTCLDLFAPGVNITSAYNNGSTAVLSGTSMASPHVAGAAALYLESNPGASPSAVTSALLANTSANKVANPGAGSPNRLLYSRSTSTPPPTCGVLASGQALAPAQVLNACAGNSFVAHQGDGNVVVYDRLGASWASNTSGRATSTFVMQTDGNLVLYSSTGAALWYSGTQGNPGAYAQMQDDCNFVVYSPNNTPLWASNTRCR, encoded by the coding sequence ATGCGAATCCCGAAGAAGCCCGCGCTGGCAGTCACGTGCCTCGTCCTGACGGCTTGCGCCCAGGAGGCCTCCGAGAACGAGACGTCCTCCCAGGTCACCTCCAGCAAGTTCCTCAGGTCCCCCGACGCCATCGCCGGGCAGTACATCGTCGTCCTGAAGGACACCGAGGTCAGCACCGCCCACGTGCCCCAGCGGGCCCAGGCACTGGCCACCCGCCACGGCGCGTCCCTCTCCCGCACCTACTCCCATGCGCTCCGGGGCTTCGTGGTCCGCACCGATGAGGTGGGCGCCCGCGCGCTCGCCAACGAGCCCGAGGTCGACTACGTGGTGGAGGACGGCCAGGCGCAGGCCATCGCCACCCAGCCCAACGCCACCTGGGGCCTGGACCGCATCGACCAGCGTGACCGCCCGCTGAACGGCACCTACACCTACGACACGTCCGGCAGCGGGGTGCATGCCTACATCATCGACACCGGCATCCTGACGACCCACTCGGACTTTGGAGGCCGGGCCACCGGAGACTACTCCGCCATCAACGACGGCCGGGGCGCCAGCGACTGTAACGGGCACGGCACGCACGTGGCCGGCACCGTGGGCGGTGCCACCTGGGGCGTGGCGAAGAACGTCCGCCTGCACGCGGTACGGGTGCTCGATTGTGCCGGCTCCGGCGCCTGGTCTGGCGTCATCGCGGGCATCGACTGGGTGGCGGGCAACCACGTCAAGCCGGCCGTGGCCAACATGAGCCTGGGGGGTGGCGCCAACCAAGCGGTGGACGATGCGGTGCGCCGCTCCATCGCCGCGGGCGTCGTCTACGCGGTGGCCGCGGGCAACGAGACCACCGATGCCTGCACGCGCTCCCCCGCACGCACGCCCGAGGCCATCACCGTGGGCGCCACCGACAACACGGACACCCGGGCGTCCTGGTCCAACTCGGGCACCTGCCTGGACCTCTTCGCCCCCGGCGTGAACATCACCTCGGCCTACAACAACGGGAGCACCGCGGTGCTGAGCGGCACCTCGATGGCGTCCCCCCACGTGGCGGGCGCCGCGGCGCTGTACCTGGAGAGCAACCCGGGCGCCTCCCCCAGCGCCGTGACCTCCGCGCTGCTCGCCAACACCAGCGCCAACAAGGTCGCCAACCCGGGCGCCGGCTCCCCCAACCGCCTGCTCTACAGCCGCTCCACGTCCACGCCGCCGCCCACCTGTGGCGTGCTCGCGAGCGGCCAGGCACTCGCACCAGCTCAGGTGCTCAACGCCTGCGCCGGCAACTCCTTCGTCGCCCACCAGGGGGATGGGAACGTGGTGGTCTACGACCGGCTGGGCGCGAGCTGGGCCTCGAACACCTCCGGCCGCGCGACGTCCACCTTCGTCATGCAGACCGATGGCAACCTCGTGCTGTACTCGAGCACGGGCGCGGCCCTCTGGTACTCCGGGACCCAGGGCAATCCGGGGGCCTACGCGCAGATGCAGGATGACTGCAATTTCGTCGTGTACAGCCCCAACAACACCCCGCTCTGGGCCAGCAACACCCGCTGCCGGTAA
- a CDS encoding response regulator, with product MKSTPPSPSSSVPSLGATRFGPVLPPAIFAGFVVAALAVLLIAVLSYRSLQDRLSTGELVTHTLEVVERLEALLSLVKDAETGQRGFLLTGVDSYLDPYSSAEMAIPGQLKHLQELLSDNPLQQRRLVEVERIIVGKMGELNDTIKLRQAGKSEAALALVRTDKGKVLMDRIRGTIEEMEREERGLLSTRNLELQQAATNSLLITWAGSLLLLVLIGAAGYMTSRDFRTRSIEAWLQAGQASLGGRMQGDQRLTQLGENVLQFLTGYLNAQVAAIYLAEPTGTFRRFAGYALPPALEGQTETIRPGEGLLGQAIREQRVFHLKDVPTDYLSISTSLSRGTPRHLLVVPARVDGGVNAVVELGFIHAVHPSDLEFLQRVSESIGIAVRSSHDRTRLEQLLEETQRQTEELQAQQEELRVSNEEIEEQSRVLKESQVRMEAQQAELEQTNVQLEEQTQLLAKQKDDLTNAQGTLAQKASELERTSRYKSEFLANMSHELRTPLNSSLILAKLLADNKEGNLTSEQVKFAQTISSAGNDLLALINDILDLSRIEAGKVEVQPEVVILRRTVEALLRTFQPVAQEKKLGFSISVQEDVAEKLETDPQRFGQILRNLLSNAFKFTEKGEVSLRVFPVGPGKVGFAVRDTGIGIAPHQQELIFEAFRQADGSTHRKYGGSGLGLSISRDLARLLGGEVTVQSQPGEGSTFTLTLPVVFARAGSPAEGAATPGNAPAFSASPPVRSVPGAPLGVPPPAGAPSVEPTKLELAGLEDDRERIATDSRVILVAEDDMRFAAILRDLARELGFLCIVTGTGGAALAAALSYRPSAILLDMNLPDHSGLAVLDQLKRNAKTRHIPVHVVSVADYSREALELGAVGYALKPVKREQLVEAFRKLETKFSQGLRRVLVLEDDERQRESLQKLLESEDVQIVGVATAGEALQQLQQHTFDCMVMDLHLPDLSGDELLEKMALQEDVSFPPVIVYTGHSLSRDEEQRLRRFSRSIIIKGVRSPERLLDEVTLFLHQVESKMPPERQRMLQVARDREAALEGRRILVVEDDVRNVFALSSVLEPRGAKVEIARNGREALEALTRSLAQPAKSVDLVLMDIMMPEMDGITAMREIRKRSEWSKLPIIALTAKAMRDDQEKCLAAGANDYIAKPLDVEKLLSLIRVWMPK from the coding sequence ATGAAGTCCACCCCCCCCAGCCCCTCTTCCAGCGTTCCGTCCCTGGGCGCGACGCGGTTTGGCCCCGTGTTGCCGCCGGCCATCTTCGCGGGCTTCGTGGTGGCGGCCCTGGCGGTGTTGCTCATCGCGGTGCTGTCGTATCGCTCCCTCCAGGACCGGCTGAGCACCGGAGAGCTGGTGACCCACACGCTGGAAGTGGTCGAGCGGCTCGAGGCCTTGCTGTCCCTGGTGAAGGATGCCGAGACGGGTCAGCGCGGCTTCTTGCTGACGGGGGTGGATTCCTATCTGGATCCCTACTCCAGTGCCGAGATGGCGATTCCCGGCCAGCTCAAGCACTTGCAGGAGTTGCTGTCGGACAACCCCCTCCAGCAGCGCAGGCTGGTGGAGGTGGAGCGCATCATCGTGGGAAAGATGGGCGAGCTGAACGACACCATCAAGCTCCGCCAGGCGGGGAAGTCCGAGGCCGCGCTGGCCCTGGTTCGCACCGACAAGGGCAAGGTGCTGATGGATCGCATCCGGGGGACCATCGAGGAGATGGAGCGGGAGGAGCGGGGCCTTCTCTCCACGCGCAACCTTGAGCTCCAGCAGGCGGCGACGAACTCCTTGCTCATCACCTGGGCAGGCTCCTTGCTGTTGCTCGTCCTCATCGGGGCGGCGGGGTACATGACCTCCCGCGACTTCCGGACACGCTCCATTGAGGCGTGGCTTCAGGCGGGCCAGGCGTCCTTGGGCGGACGGATGCAGGGCGATCAACGCCTGACGCAACTGGGGGAGAACGTCCTCCAGTTTCTGACGGGGTACCTCAATGCCCAGGTGGCGGCCATCTACCTGGCGGAGCCCACGGGGACCTTCCGCCGCTTCGCGGGCTATGCCCTGCCGCCCGCACTCGAGGGGCAGACCGAGACGATCCGCCCCGGAGAAGGGCTGCTGGGCCAGGCCATCCGGGAGCAGCGCGTCTTTCACCTCAAGGATGTCCCCACGGACTACCTCTCCATCTCCACCAGCCTGAGCCGCGGCACGCCCCGGCACCTGCTGGTGGTGCCGGCGCGGGTGGATGGTGGGGTCAACGCGGTGGTGGAGCTGGGCTTCATTCATGCGGTCCATCCCTCGGACCTGGAGTTTCTCCAGCGCGTCTCGGAGTCCATTGGCATTGCCGTGAGGTCCTCCCATGACCGCACCCGGCTGGAGCAGCTCCTGGAGGAGACGCAGCGGCAGACAGAAGAGCTTCAGGCCCAGCAGGAGGAGCTGCGGGTCTCCAACGAGGAGATCGAAGAGCAGAGCCGCGTGCTCAAGGAATCCCAGGTCCGGATGGAGGCCCAGCAGGCGGAGCTGGAGCAGACCAACGTCCAGCTGGAAGAGCAGACGCAGCTGTTGGCGAAGCAGAAGGATGACCTCACCAACGCTCAGGGGACGCTGGCGCAGAAGGCGTCGGAGCTGGAGCGGACCAGCCGGTACAAGTCCGAGTTCCTGGCCAACATGAGCCACGAGCTGCGCACGCCCCTCAACAGCTCGCTCATCCTCGCGAAGCTCCTGGCCGACAACAAGGAGGGCAATCTCACCTCGGAGCAAGTGAAGTTCGCTCAGACCATCTCCTCGGCGGGCAATGACTTGCTCGCCCTCATCAACGACATCCTGGATCTGTCGCGCATCGAGGCCGGGAAGGTGGAGGTGCAGCCCGAGGTGGTCATTCTCCGGCGCACCGTCGAGGCGCTGCTGCGCACCTTCCAGCCCGTGGCCCAGGAGAAGAAGCTCGGCTTCTCCATCTCCGTCCAGGAGGACGTGGCCGAGAAGCTGGAGACGGATCCCCAGCGGTTCGGACAGATCCTGCGCAACCTGCTCTCCAACGCCTTCAAGTTCACGGAGAAGGGCGAGGTCTCCCTCCGGGTCTTCCCGGTGGGCCCCGGCAAGGTGGGCTTCGCCGTCCGCGACACGGGCATCGGCATCGCCCCCCACCAGCAGGAGTTGATCTTCGAGGCCTTCCGTCAGGCGGACGGAAGCACCCACCGCAAGTACGGCGGCTCGGGGCTGGGCCTGTCCATTTCGAGGGACCTGGCGCGCCTGCTGGGGGGAGAGGTCACCGTGCAGAGCCAGCCGGGCGAGGGCAGCACCTTTACCCTCACTTTGCCCGTGGTGTTCGCCCGCGCGGGCTCCCCCGCCGAAGGCGCGGCCACGCCGGGCAATGCCCCTGCGTTCTCCGCCTCCCCGCCCGTGCGTTCTGTGCCTGGGGCCCCCTTGGGGGTTCCTCCTCCCGCGGGCGCTCCCTCCGTGGAACCCACCAAGCTGGAACTGGCTGGGTTGGAGGATGACCGCGAGCGGATCGCCACGGACTCCCGCGTCATCCTCGTCGCCGAGGACGACATGCGCTTCGCGGCCATCCTCAGGGACTTGGCGCGCGAGCTGGGCTTCTTGTGCATCGTCACGGGGACGGGTGGGGCGGCCCTGGCGGCGGCGCTCTCCTACCGGCCGAGTGCCATCCTCCTGGACATGAACCTGCCAGACCACTCGGGGCTGGCGGTGCTGGATCAGCTCAAACGCAACGCCAAGACGCGGCACATTCCCGTCCACGTCGTCTCGGTGGCGGACTACTCGCGGGAGGCCCTGGAGCTGGGCGCCGTGGGCTATGCGCTGAAACCCGTGAAGCGCGAGCAACTCGTGGAGGCCTTCCGCAAGCTGGAGACGAAGTTCTCCCAGGGGCTGCGCCGCGTGCTCGTGCTCGAGGACGACGAGCGGCAGCGCGAGAGCCTCCAGAAGCTCCTGGAGAGCGAGGACGTGCAGATTGTCGGCGTGGCCACGGCGGGCGAGGCGCTCCAGCAGCTTCAGCAGCACACCTTCGACTGCATGGTGATGGATCTGCACCTGCCGGACCTGAGTGGCGATGAGCTCCTGGAGAAGATGGCGTTGCAGGAAGACGTCTCGTTCCCTCCAGTCATCGTCTACACGGGCCACTCCCTGTCGCGGGACGAGGAGCAGCGGCTGCGGCGCTTCTCCCGCTCCATCATCATCAAGGGGGTCCGCTCCCCGGAGCGCCTCCTCGACGAAGTCACCCTGTTTCTCCACCAGGTGGAATCCAAGATGCCGCCGGAGCGGCAGCGGATGCTTCAGGTGGCGCGCGACCGGGAGGCGGCCCTGGAGGGGCGGCGCATCCTCGTGGTGGAGGATGACGTGCGCAACGTGTTTGCCCTCTCCAGCGTGCTGGAGCCCCGGGGCGCGAAGGTGGAGATTGCCCGCAACGGCCGCGAGGCCCTGGAGGCGCTCACGCGCAGCCTCGCCCAGCCCGCGAAGTCCGTGGACCTCGTGCTCATGGACATCATGATGCCGGAGATGGATGGGATCACGGCCATGCGCGAGATTCGCAAGCGCTCCGAGTGGTCCAAGCTGCCCATCATCGCCTTGACCGCGAAGGCCATGCGGGATGACCAGGAGAAGTGTCTCGCCGCCGGGGCCAATGACTACATCGCCAAGCCCTTGGATGTGGAGAAGCTCCTGTCCCTGATCCGCGTGTGGATGCCGAAGTAG
- a CDS encoding CheR family methyltransferase, whose amino-acid sequence MAAKDIDIELRLLLDAIYLKYHYDFRGYAMASLKRRLTQAAEHFGCRSLSLLQDRLLHEPPTFPALLDFLTVQVSEMFRDPSYFRSLRERVVPFLKTYPSLKVWVAGCSTGEEVYSLAILLHEEGLLERTLIYATDINTNALQKAEAGVYPVDRIATFTQNHHKSGARTSLSDYYTAAYGRAVFDKSLKTHIVFSDHSLATDSVFAEVQLLSCRNVLIYFNRELQERAIGLFREALCRKGFLGLGSKEFLRFSAHEEAFSEVVRDDRIFQKR is encoded by the coding sequence ATGGCCGCGAAGGACATCGACATCGAGCTGAGGCTCCTGCTCGACGCCATCTATCTGAAGTACCACTACGACTTCCGGGGCTACGCCATGGCCTCGCTGAAGCGCCGCCTCACGCAGGCCGCGGAGCACTTCGGCTGCCGCAGCCTCTCGCTGCTCCAGGACCGGCTGCTCCACGAGCCGCCGACCTTCCCCGCGCTTCTCGACTTCCTCACCGTGCAGGTGAGCGAGATGTTTCGAGATCCGAGTTATTTCCGCTCCTTGCGGGAGCGGGTCGTCCCGTTTCTGAAGACCTATCCTTCCCTCAAGGTTTGGGTGGCCGGGTGCAGCACCGGCGAGGAGGTATACTCGCTGGCCATTCTGTTGCATGAGGAGGGCCTGCTGGAGCGCACGTTGATCTACGCCACGGACATCAATACGAACGCCCTGCAAAAGGCCGAGGCGGGGGTTTACCCCGTGGACCGGATCGCCACGTTCACCCAGAACCACCACAAGTCGGGCGCGCGCACCTCGCTGTCCGACTACTACACGGCGGCTTATGGGCGCGCGGTCTTCGACAAGTCCTTGAAGACGCACATCGTCTTCTCGGACCACAGCCTCGCCACCGACAGCGTCTTCGCGGAGGTGCAGCTCCTCTCGTGCCGCAACGTCCTCATCTACTTCAACCGGGAGTTGCAGGAGCGCGCCATCGGGCTGTTCCGAGAGGCCCTCTGCCGCAAGGGGTTCCTGGGGTTGGGTTCCAAGGAGTTCCTGCGCTTCTCCGCACACGAAGAAGCGTTCTCGGAAGTGGTTCGAGACGATCGGATCTTCCAGAAACGGTAG